A window from Larimichthys crocea isolate SSNF chromosome XXIII, L_crocea_2.0, whole genome shotgun sequence encodes these proteins:
- the LOC104933795 gene encoding ADP-ribosyl cyclase/cyclic ADP-ribose hydrolase 1: MPSFLWGNEAVQGLTITSSPKTSAPFVMMSVTAWFIMLLLCPAQLRAQLGTTPNIKHIVVGRCYNYITLVNPNLRYDCENIWRQFEEAVVCQSSCNVTVEDYHQMFYAMPQTWPCNTFLFWSKTRTLMHSYAAAVRHFWTLEDTLVGYMFNDLIWCGQEGDSGFDFSSCPEWSACRNHPVYSLWRQASQNFAEMACGNVTVLLNGSIANAFNRKSMFGSVELDGLNPHRVDYVNIKVVTNLEGPFIESCNQGSIVDLIQILQSRGFRWTCTDNDQTLMILQCIQNPEQSACQTCASSLLHRRSLTYN, encoded by the exons TTCTATGGGGCAATGAAGCAGTCCAGGGTCTCACTATCACGAGCTCCCCAAAAACATCTGCGCCCTTTGTAATGATGAGCGTGACAGCGT GGTTTATTATGCTCCTGCTCTGCCCAGCACAACTGAGGGCTCAGCTCGGAACCACCCCGAACATTAAACACATCGTGGTTGGAAGGTGTTATAATTACATCACGCTGGTTAACCCCAACTTGAG GTATGACTGTGAGAACATCTGGAGACAGTTTGAGGAAGCGGTTGTCTGTCAGTCCTCTTGTAATGTGACTGTGGAGGATTATCATCAGATGTTTTATGCCATGCCACAAACCTGGCCCTGTAATACG ttCCTTTTCTGGAGCAAAACCAGGACACTGATGCACAGCTACGCAGCTGCTGTACGTCACTTCTGGACACTGGAGGACACACTTGTCGGCTACATGTTCAACGACCTCATCTGGTGTGGACAAGAGGGAGACTCTG GTTTTGATTTCAGTTCTTGTCCGGAGTGGTCGGCATGTAGAAATCATCCAGTGTATTCCTTGTGGAGGCAAGCTTCACAAAAC TTTGCAGAAATGGCATGCGGCAACGTCACTGTGTTACTGAACGGCTCGATCGCCAACGCCTTCAATAGGAAAAG CATGTTTGGAAGTGTTGAACTGGACGGCCTAAACCCACACAGGGTGGATTATGTCAACATAAAAGTGGTGACTAATCTGGAAGGACCTTTTAT AGAATCATGTAATCAAGGATCCATTGTTGACCTGATCCAAATCCTCCAGTCCAGAGGTTTCCGCTGGACTTGCACAGACAACGACCA GACCCTGATGATCCTTCAGTGTATCCAG